One window of the Saccopteryx bilineata isolate mSacBil1 chromosome 2, mSacBil1_pri_phased_curated, whole genome shotgun sequence genome contains the following:
- the LOC136323758 gene encoding uncharacterized protein, whose protein sequence is MIHTSPCGYGVSGCLESSPLHRLNLANKARSKPLKVSDICPRTQWMQHLEIGKLGESKKSHLLTRPGELSRLYPVLPGPPEGHLDPVNSPPLYQRQEEPDSSQQDVSGLSSPPHTRGEAVYGTGGAAILPLREAPPAPDAGPRAPPRLIYVPFPTIKGKPLDFLVDTGATYSVLKQPQGQIQKATTKIVGATGKAEAYPWATTRITNLGRGTITHSFLVIPDCPYPLLGRDLLQKLQATITFRWEESPTRDKEAEVSLEITTPLSEEYYLPLSKEAPSKDLQAFRSSHPSIILLQYVDDILIAAKDEGECEEATSDMLQDLRRMGYQVSAKKAQIVMQTVSYLGYNLQGGQRTLSSQRIQMVLQIPEPTSKRQVQEFLGAVGYC, encoded by the exons ATGATACACACCT ccccttgtgggtacggtgtctccggatgCCTTGAgagttcgcccctgcacaggttaaacttggccaataaagcaagatctaaacccctgaaagtctccgacatttgtccTCGTACCCAGTGGATGCAACATTTG GAAATAGGAAAATTGGGAGAGTCAAAGAAAAGTCATCTCCTGACACGGCCTGGTGAGCTGTCCAGGCTTTACCCTGTTTTGCCTGGGCCGCCGGAGGGCCACCTAGACCCGGTGAATTCCCCTCCGCTGTATCAGCGGCAGGAGGAACCAGATTCCTCGCAGCAGGACGTGAGCGGGCTCTCGAGCCCGCCCCACACCCGAGGAGAGGCAGTCTATGGTACAGGAGGCGCCGCCATCTTGCCCCTCCGGGAGGCGCcgccggcaccagatgctggcccacgggcacctcctcgcctcatctatgtgccttttcccacca tcaaaggaaagccattagacttcctagtcgacacgggagccacctactcagtcctaaagcaaCCACAAGGGCAAATTCAGAAGGCAACTACCAAAATAGtaggggcaacgggcaaagcagaagcctatccATGGGCTACCACAAGAATTACTAACTTAGGCCGAGGCACCATTACCCACtccttcctagtcattccagactgcccttacccactacttggaagggacttattgcagaaacttcaggccaccattacCTTCCGATGGGAGGAGAGCCCTACGAGGGACAAGGAGGCGGAGGTCAGCTTGGAGATAACTACCCCACTGTCTGAGGAATACTACTTGCCACTATCCAAGGAg GCCcccagcaaagatctgcaggctttccgctcctcTCATCCATCGAtcatactgctccagtatgtggatgacatcctcatagctgccaaggacgaaggagagtgtgaggaagctacctcggacaTGCTACAAGATCTCAGGCGAATGGGGTATCaagtctccgccaagaaggcccagattgtgatgcaaactgtaagttatttggggtataacttacagggagggcaaaggacattgtccagccagcgaatccagatggtcttgcagatccccgagcctaccAGCAAGAGGCAGGTAcaagaattcctgggtgcagtggGATACTGCTGA